From the Natrarchaeobaculum aegyptiacum genome, one window contains:
- a CDS encoding XapX domain-containing protein, translating to MSTQITVLALLTGLLTGALFRFLNVPIPAPPELPGIMGIVGIFIGYKLIDYADIGVDLLDALGL from the coding sequence ATGTCGACGCAGATTACTGTCCTCGCGCTACTCACCGGATTGCTCACCGGTGCCCTGTTCCGGTTTCTCAATGTCCCAATCCCGGCGCCGCCGGAACTCCCCGGCATCATGGGGATCGTCGGAATCTTCATCGGATACAAACTGATCGACTACGCGGACATCGGCGTCGACCTCCTCGATGCCCTCGGATTGTGA
- a CDS encoding MarR family transcriptional regulator — MQPNPPEPIDTDLDLSVPPALESPRAKLIYLYVSARDGATVEQLQVDLAIKKGTALSIASTLRKRGFLERTDDGFDICGQ; from the coding sequence ATGCAACCGAATCCACCGGAACCGATCGACACCGACCTCGATCTCTCCGTGCCGCCGGCCCTCGAGTCACCACGAGCCAAGCTGATCTACCTGTACGTGAGCGCTCGCGACGGTGCCACAGTCGAACAGCTACAGGTGGACCTCGCGATCAAGAAAGGGACGGCGCTGTCGATCGCCAGCACGCTCCGAAAGCGAGGATTCCTCGAGCGAACCGACGATGGATTCGATATCTGTGGCCAGTAG
- a CDS encoding HD domain-containing protein — protein MSERAADEGSRRVYDPDDSHNFPDEKLNAVLEVVDDDEEIQTYLEAQNVNAVDRMRYNDHGPKHIEIVRNRALCLYDLLKASDVDFNGAREQDLAEEDESVIIALAAMLHDVGHVVHRDDHAYYSIPLAADILDRILPEFYDVAGRVRVKGEVLHAILCHHRAETPLTTEAGVIRVADALDMERGRSRIPYEHGGRGINTLSSQAIERVSLYEGDTRPVMVEIAMTNAAGVYQVDNLLKAKLSGSGLEDQIRIVAVNTNENREQLVERIEL, from the coding sequence ATGAGCGAACGCGCCGCCGACGAGGGGTCCCGCCGGGTGTACGACCCCGACGACAGTCACAACTTCCCCGACGAGAAGCTCAACGCCGTCCTCGAGGTGGTCGACGACGACGAGGAAATTCAGACCTATCTCGAGGCCCAGAACGTCAACGCGGTCGACCGGATGCGCTACAACGACCACGGTCCGAAACACATCGAGATCGTCCGCAACCGCGCGCTCTGTCTGTACGACCTGCTCAAGGCGAGCGACGTCGACTTCAACGGGGCCCGCGAACAGGATCTGGCCGAAGAAGACGAGTCGGTGATCATCGCGCTGGCTGCGATGCTCCACGACGTCGGCCACGTCGTCCACCGCGACGACCACGCCTACTACTCGATCCCGCTCGCAGCTGACATTCTGGATCGCATCCTCCCGGAGTTCTACGACGTCGCCGGACGAGTCCGGGTGAAAGGAGAGGTCCTCCACGCGATCCTCTGTCACCACCGCGCCGAGACGCCGCTGACGACGGAAGCAGGCGTCATCCGCGTCGCTGACGCCCTCGACATGGAACGCGGGCGATCGCGCATCCCCTACGAACACGGCGGGCGGGGCATCAACACCCTCTCGAGTCAGGCGATCGAACGCGTCTCGCTGTACGAAGGTGACACACGTCCGGTGATGGTCGAGATCGCGATGACCAACGCCGCGGGTGTCTACCAGGTGGACAACCTTCTGAAGGCGAAACTCAGTGGATCCGGCCTCGAGGACCAGATCAGGATCGTCGCGGTCAACACGAACGAAAACCGGGAACAACTCGTCGAACGGATCGAACTCTAG
- a CDS encoding transposase — translation MVETTEATQVTRAASSMLFPELEFGIAANGTYPSEDFQQVLARIAFDNEFANTGAKAYQLARGDDIAIDATARNPLARALLYHLRGLDADAVDDQFDRVRDAILDEAARNRVFTRPVDVAIDVHDWLYYGDKETPHVCTTNPAQGTDRAYKFATVCIVDPSVRFTLGSVALEGSDTDELADALRQLVSDVREYVEINRLYLDRGFYRVHLALALEELDVEFLMRAPQTQKVQQFIDDHDSDTFIAEYEMARSNPPTGRTTVRLVVVPHRTRNDDHFCLVTNRDLDVGTDVEIARPLAEAYRRRWGIETSYRKITEFLPRTSSPTFSVRLFYFLFAVALYNLWVLTNLLVTSRRAVGTDPVVPTALFRAFLGQIPYG, via the coding sequence ATGGTCGAGACAACTGAGGCAACGCAGGTGACTCGTGCAGCGTCGTCGATGCTGTTTCCAGAACTTGAGTTCGGGATCGCTGCGAACGGCACCTATCCGAGCGAGGACTTCCAGCAAGTCCTCGCTCGGATCGCATTCGACAATGAATTCGCCAATACTGGTGCGAAAGCCTATCAGCTCGCCCGTGGCGACGATATCGCCATTGACGCAACCGCTCGAAATCCGCTCGCACGAGCGCTCCTCTACCATCTACGTGGACTCGACGCGGACGCGGTCGACGATCAGTTCGACCGCGTCCGCGACGCAATCCTCGACGAAGCCGCTCGCAACCGCGTGTTTACCAGGCCAGTAGACGTCGCAATCGACGTTCACGACTGGCTCTATTACGGGGACAAAGAGACTCCTCACGTCTGTACAACGAATCCAGCGCAGGGCACCGATCGCGCGTACAAGTTCGCTACCGTCTGTATCGTCGATCCGAGCGTCCGTTTCACGCTTGGATCGGTAGCCTTGGAGGGCAGCGATACCGACGAGTTGGCGGATGCACTCCGCCAACTCGTCTCAGACGTCCGCGAGTATGTCGAAATCAACCGCCTTTATCTCGATCGTGGCTTCTATCGTGTTCACCTCGCCCTAGCGCTCGAAGAACTCGACGTTGAGTTCCTCATGCGTGCGCCGCAAACACAAAAGGTACAGCAATTTATTGATGACCACGACAGCGACACGTTCATTGCAGAGTACGAGATGGCTCGGTCGAATCCGCCGACGGGCCGAACGACAGTCCGGCTCGTCGTCGTTCCGCATCGAACACGAAATGACGACCACTTCTGTCTGGTTACCAACCGCGATCTCGACGTCGGCACTGACGTCGAGATCGCCCGGCCACTGGCTGAAGCATATCGCCGTCGTTGGGGAATCGAAACGTCCTATCGCAAGATTACGGAGTTTCTCCCGAGAACGTCGTCACCGACGTTCTCAGTACGGCTCTTTTACTTCCTGTTCGCCGTCGCGCTGTACAATCTGTGGGTGTTGACGAACCTGCTCGTGACGTCCCGCCGGGCGGTCGGGACGGATCCAGTCGTCCCGACCGCCCTGTTTCGCGCGTTTCTCGGGCAAATACCGTACGGGTAG
- a CDS encoding RNA-guided endonuclease TnpB family protein, translating to MVTVTVTAKFHNPSLSRRKEWQHASGLYRDTKQFCIDGWKNGDFDKSVTTASIDNDLYSAIQNQAIREAKSDHNKDGDVRYRESQPFAVNNQNWEIDTTENGTVVVGFPCVSQWWYTPIEVYDDIADPVDRLVEGDAKKTRLQVYRRSDDWFCTFNIEYDADTSGETPIGVDIGERHILAVTAYGDGESMLVSGGEAKYVRRNYRSLRDSLSEAGALRARNRVGNKEQRRITDLNHKLSRRLIAFAEQFENPVIRMEDLEGVRENSSWSGVHSWHFHQLQQFITYKAERAGIRVEKVDAYHTSQRCSACGSMGTRDGDHFSCSECGRGRHADLNASENIAQREGEPCTA from the coding sequence ATGGTCACGGTGACTGTCACCGCGAAGTTCCACAACCCGTCCCTCTCACGGCGGAAAGAGTGGCAACACGCCTCTGGACTCTACCGTGATACCAAGCAGTTCTGCATCGACGGATGGAAAAACGGCGACTTCGACAAGTCCGTGACCACGGCCAGCATCGACAACGATCTCTATTCGGCCATCCAGAACCAGGCCATCCGAGAGGCGAAATCAGACCACAACAAGGACGGAGATGTTCGCTACCGAGAGAGTCAGCCGTTCGCCGTCAACAACCAGAACTGGGAAATCGACACAACTGAGAACGGCACGGTCGTCGTCGGCTTCCCGTGCGTCTCTCAATGGTGGTACACGCCTATCGAAGTGTATGACGACATTGCCGACCCTGTAGACCGACTGGTCGAGGGTGACGCAAAGAAGACACGGCTACAAGTGTACCGCCGTAGTGACGATTGGTTCTGTACGTTCAATATCGAGTACGACGCCGACACGTCGGGCGAAACGCCAATCGGCGTCGACATTGGTGAACGGCACATCCTCGCCGTGACCGCATACGGTGATGGTGAGTCGATGTTGGTGTCGGGTGGTGAGGCGAAGTACGTTCGACGCAACTATCGTTCCCTACGCGATTCGCTTTCGGAAGCGGGTGCGCTTCGCGCACGCAACCGCGTTGGTAACAAAGAACAGCGTCGAATCACAGACTTGAACCACAAACTCTCCCGTCGCCTCATCGCGTTCGCGGAACAGTTCGAGAACCCCGTCATTCGGATGGAAGACCTCGAAGGTGTCCGTGAGAATAGTTCGTGGTCAGGTGTTCACTCGTGGCATTTCCACCAACTCCAACAGTTCATCACGTACAAAGCCGAACGCGCTGGTATCCGCGTCGAGAAAGTTGATGCCTACCATACCAGCCAACGGTGTTCGGCGTGTGGTTCGATGGGAACCCGTGATGGCGACCACTTTTCGTGTTCGGAGTGCGGTCGAGGACGCCACGCCGACCTGAACGCTTCGGAGAACATTGCACAACGGGAGGGAGAACCATGCACGGCCTAA
- a CDS encoding TIGR04024 family LLM class F420-dependent oxidoreductase translates to MTAERDLLIRLGDYDSPQEVGDRAGEAEELGFDRITVGETTGWNIVPALTLAADRTDELGISNDVVSPFGRSPAMLAQTALALHAAADGRFRLGIGPSSPAITERWHGLEFDRPLRRTRETIEIVRSVYENGSPAYEGEIFDIAGLNYERETPENPPPIDVATLGPKATEMAGRFGDGWAPQMFTRDGLEERLEDLERGADLAGKDLDDLRVAPIVRGIASEDRETARAKARGTIAFMLGAYGPYYGNSVAEQGYPDVVEDVREAWGERDTEAMAAALPDEVLDALAPAGTPEEVSEWVEEYASLEGVDAIRVGFVNEMSEGEKRTTMEAVVDAV, encoded by the coding sequence GTGACCGCCGAACGCGACCTGCTGATCAGGCTGGGCGACTACGACAGTCCACAGGAGGTCGGCGACCGCGCTGGCGAGGCAGAGGAACTCGGCTTCGACCGGATCACCGTCGGCGAGACGACCGGGTGGAACATCGTCCCGGCGCTGACGCTCGCGGCCGACCGCACCGACGAGCTTGGCATCTCGAACGACGTCGTCTCGCCGTTTGGACGATCACCCGCGATGCTGGCCCAGACCGCACTGGCGCTGCACGCGGCCGCCGACGGCCGATTCCGCCTCGGTATTGGCCCCAGCTCGCCCGCGATCACCGAACGCTGGCACGGTCTCGAGTTCGATCGACCATTGCGTCGTACTCGCGAGACGATCGAGATCGTCCGGTCGGTCTACGAAAACGGAAGTCCAGCCTACGAGGGCGAAATATTCGACATTGCCGGTCTCAACTACGAACGCGAGACGCCCGAGAACCCGCCGCCGATCGACGTCGCAACGCTCGGCCCCAAAGCCACCGAGATGGCCGGCCGCTTCGGCGACGGCTGGGCACCACAGATGTTCACCAGGGACGGCCTCGAGGAGCGACTCGAGGACCTCGAGCGGGGGGCAGACCTCGCGGGGAAGGACCTCGATGACCTCCGGGTCGCGCCCATCGTCCGTGGCATCGCGAGCGAGGATCGCGAGACGGCACGGGCGAAAGCCCGGGGAACGATCGCGTTCATGCTCGGTGCGTACGGCCCCTACTACGGGAACTCGGTCGCAGAACAGGGCTACCCCGACGTGGTCGAGGACGTCCGCGAGGCGTGGGGCGAACGAGATACGGAAGCGATGGCCGCCGCGCTGCCCGACGAAGTGCTCGACGCGCTCGCTCCCGCGGGGACGCCCGAGGAGGTCAGCGAGTGGGTCGAAGAGTACGCCAGCCTCGAGGGTGTCGACGCGATTCGTGTCGGGTTCGTCAACGAGATGAGCGAAGGAGAAAAGCGCACGACGATGGAAGCGGTCGTCGACGCGGTCTGA
- a CDS encoding FAD-binding oxidoreductase, translated as MTHDCAFLTDLALADDQVSFDEGRRDSHAADWGTEGSPDRTLPDAVVWPESTDDVSTVLAAATDHGVPVTPYAAGTGLEGGSLPAHGGISLDLTRMDDVYEYRPEDFQIDVGPGIIGSDVEGYVADDGLFFPPLPSSGDISTIGGMIATDASGMQTVKYGEIHDWVLGLEAVLADGTVIETGSRAIKTSSGYNLTDLLVGSEGTLAVVTRATLQLAGRPEQIRGGRAIFDSLDDATAAIQEAIRTEVDVARIELLDSLSARMANAYLDTGLPDAPMVFLEFHANHGVEEEVDLCRAIFEAHGVERFELSDDEREMEALWRARRELAYATRQWDPDLEPQHPGDVTVPISAYGDVVREAKRLGEEYDVLVPCFGHAGDGNVHYSVLADPEDPDHVERAHTVYREIVDLAIDHGGTATGEHGIALGKRKFLEREHGSGAVDAMRAVKRALDPTDTLNPGKLFPETLEGERVREE; from the coding sequence ATGACACACGATTGCGCGTTCCTCACGGATCTCGCGCTCGCAGACGACCAGGTCTCGTTCGACGAGGGCCGTCGTGACTCTCACGCCGCAGACTGGGGGACCGAAGGGTCGCCCGACCGAACGCTCCCCGACGCCGTCGTCTGGCCGGAGTCGACCGACGACGTGTCGACTGTGCTCGCCGCGGCGACCGATCACGGGGTGCCGGTCACCCCCTACGCCGCGGGGACGGGCCTCGAGGGTGGTTCACTGCCGGCTCACGGCGGGATCAGTCTGGACCTGACCCGGATGGACGACGTCTACGAGTATCGACCGGAGGACTTCCAGATCGACGTCGGCCCCGGAATCATCGGCTCCGACGTGGAGGGGTACGTCGCCGACGACGGCCTCTTCTTCCCGCCGTTGCCCTCCTCGGGCGACATCTCGACGATCGGCGGCATGATCGCCACCGACGCCAGCGGCATGCAGACCGTCAAGTACGGCGAGATCCACGACTGGGTGCTCGGCCTCGAGGCCGTCCTCGCCGACGGCACGGTGATCGAGACCGGTTCGCGGGCGATCAAGACCTCGAGCGGCTACAACCTGACCGATCTGCTGGTCGGCAGCGAGGGAACTCTCGCTGTCGTCACCCGCGCCACGCTGCAACTGGCGGGCCGCCCCGAACAGATCCGCGGCGGGCGGGCGATCTTCGACTCGCTCGACGACGCAACGGCGGCGATCCAGGAGGCGATCCGCACCGAAGTCGACGTCGCCCGGATCGAACTGCTCGACAGCCTGAGCGCTCGCATGGCCAACGCCTACCTCGACACCGGCCTGCCGGACGCCCCGATGGTCTTCCTCGAGTTCCACGCCAACCACGGCGTCGAGGAGGAAGTCGACCTCTGCCGGGCGATCTTCGAGGCCCACGGCGTCGAGCGCTTCGAACTGAGCGACGACGAGCGCGAGATGGAAGCCCTCTGGCGGGCCCGCCGGGAACTCGCCTACGCCACGCGCCAGTGGGACCCAGACCTCGAGCCCCAGCACCCCGGCGACGTGACGGTGCCGATCAGCGCCTACGGGGACGTCGTTCGCGAAGCAAAGCGCCTCGGCGAGGAGTACGACGTGCTCGTTCCCTGTTTCGGCCACGCGGGGGACGGCAACGTCCACTACAGCGTACTCGCCGATCCCGAGGACCCGGACCACGTCGAGCGCGCGCACACGGTCTATCGAGAGATCGTCGACCTCGCCATCGACCACGGCGGCACCGCAACGGGCGAACACGGCATCGCACTGGGCAAGCGCAAATTCCTCGAGCGCGAACACGGGTCGGGCGCAGTCGACGCGATGCGCGCGGTCAAACGTGCGCTCGATCCGACCGATACGCTGAACCCGGGCAAACTGTTCCCCGAGACGCTCGAGGGCGAGCGGGTTCGGGAGGAGTGA
- a CDS encoding transcriptional regulator, translating into MATEEESPPPSMDTVLNVLEKRYRRRLLVALLEHNPQVADNPQISSDTESATENLETLTIHTWHKHLPKLEESEFIEWDRDTNSIQKGPQFDEIQPLLELLQNHADELPDDWL; encoded by the coding sequence ATGGCAACTGAAGAAGAGAGTCCGCCACCGTCTATGGATACCGTTTTAAACGTCCTGGAAAAACGATATCGCCGTCGCCTGCTCGTCGCGCTGCTGGAACACAATCCACAGGTTGCCGACAACCCACAGATTTCTTCAGACACTGAATCCGCGACTGAGAACTTGGAAACGCTCACTATTCACACATGGCATAAGCACCTTCCCAAGCTGGAAGAATCAGAATTCATCGAGTGGGATCGGGACACAAACTCAATACAGAAGGGGCCTCAATTCGACGAGATTCAACCACTGCTCGAGTTGCTGCAGAACCACGCCGACGAATTACCCGACGACTGGCTGTGA
- a CDS encoding GAF domain-containing protein, whose amino-acid sequence MDSTVGQNTELHTRVRQQEVVAELGQQALETDNLDQLMHDATVAIAEILDSDYAKVLELLPDRDEMILRQGFGWRDGLVGDTTVPTEVDSQAGYTLLSEEPTIVNDLRTDERFSGPELLTNHNVVSGVSVIIGSVEEPWGALGVHTAEHREFTGHDVNFIQSIANVLSSAIVEVGLKKQYHERESELKETLNRITDGFIGMDADWTITYINERGAELIGFDGEGPVGRNLWDVFEPALGTTFEEQYCKVVTTQEPTSFEEYYPPLDSWFEVHAYPSTSGLSLYFQDVTEQRERERDRELFRTLLDYSTDAVFVEDPGTGEILTVNDTATRQLGYSREELLDLTVPDIDTDLPTLEDYRAFVTALKSDGHTTFNGTHQRKDGSTFPVEVNVSYIELDQLDRAYVLALSRDITGRKRAEKRIRENEAALERLNVATQELIDADPENIPIRTADIVQSVLDIEYAALWKYDETSGELDEYASRTSPEIEPDSVHLPAHLSGQVWQTFVGDDVNVENDVEVGESEAGASPLRSYVFAPLGRHGVICAGSTRADTFDDRLVDLVETVATTVETAWDRANSKAKLEQQNTELVRLDQLNMLIREIDQALVQAQTVGAIDEAVCEHLAESPLFEFAWVGEFDVTVGTIAPREWSGIDSTSLEQLTTDEESVLGERPVVTAVRTGEAEVVTDTATDPRATPWREAALRAGGRSCFCIPLVYEESIYGVLVVYGRTPQPNEQNVDVLSELGETIAHAIHAVETRITHQSDSTVELTLQTTAEMPLVRLAQEADCTIDFTGAVPRDDGDMTVFFTGRDVSPDEALTASEQSLTIKNLSLLAERDSASLFKARLPNSTLVGKFLERDVTIRSLNIDAGTATAVVELSEAVDVREFVEGVRGDIPDLDLLARRSRTRPPDTEQRLQTAFEQRLTPRQQEILQLAYRSGYFESPRVQTGKELSDALDLSQSTFNYHLRGGERELLTMVFDYEPQA is encoded by the coding sequence ATGGATTCGACTGTCGGACAGAATACCGAGTTGCACACCAGAGTCCGGCAGCAGGAAGTCGTCGCTGAGCTCGGCCAACAAGCGCTCGAAACCGACAATCTCGACCAGTTGATGCACGACGCTACGGTTGCTATTGCCGAGATACTCGATAGTGATTACGCCAAGGTGCTGGAATTGCTCCCTGATAGGGACGAAATGATCCTCCGACAGGGTTTCGGCTGGCGCGATGGCCTCGTGGGCGACACAACGGTGCCGACGGAGGTTGACTCTCAAGCGGGCTACACCTTGCTTTCAGAGGAACCGACCATCGTGAATGACCTTCGGACTGATGAACGGTTTTCCGGGCCTGAACTGCTCACCAACCATAACGTCGTCAGTGGTGTCAGCGTTATCATAGGCTCTGTAGAGGAACCATGGGGCGCTCTTGGAGTACACACGGCTGAGCACCGCGAGTTCACCGGCCACGACGTGAACTTCATTCAGAGCATTGCAAACGTGCTTTCGTCAGCGATTGTAGAAGTGGGATTGAAGAAACAGTATCACGAAAGGGAAAGTGAGCTCAAAGAGACGCTCAATCGCATCACTGATGGATTCATCGGAATGGATGCCGATTGGACCATTACATATATCAACGAGCGTGGAGCGGAGCTGATTGGTTTCGACGGCGAAGGACCTGTAGGCAGGAACCTGTGGGACGTGTTCGAGCCGGCGCTCGGAACGACGTTTGAGGAGCAATACTGTAAGGTGGTTACCACCCAGGAGCCCACTTCATTTGAGGAGTACTACCCACCACTCGACAGCTGGTTCGAGGTTCACGCCTATCCGTCTACATCCGGTCTATCACTCTATTTTCAGGACGTAACCGAGCAGCGTGAGCGCGAACGCGACCGCGAACTGTTCCGCACGCTACTCGATTACTCCACCGACGCCGTCTTCGTCGAAGATCCCGGAACCGGTGAGATTCTCACTGTGAACGACACCGCTACCCGACAGCTTGGCTACTCTCGCGAGGAACTACTGGACTTAACGGTGCCCGACATCGATACCGACCTCCCTACGCTGGAGGACTACCGGGCGTTCGTGACGGCCCTCAAATCCGATGGGCACACCACATTTAACGGGACGCATCAGCGGAAGGACGGCTCCACATTCCCGGTTGAAGTTAACGTCTCGTACATCGAGCTGGATCAACTGGATCGTGCATACGTCCTCGCACTCTCACGCGACATCACCGGGCGCAAGCGCGCAGAAAAACGCATTCGTGAGAACGAGGCGGCGCTCGAACGGCTCAACGTCGCAACCCAGGAACTGATCGACGCTGATCCCGAGAATATACCGATCCGGACCGCCGACATCGTCCAATCGGTCCTCGACATCGAGTACGCCGCGCTTTGGAAATACGACGAGACGAGCGGCGAGCTCGACGAATACGCCAGTCGAACGAGCCCCGAAATCGAACCTGATTCAGTTCACCTGCCAGCTCACCTTTCCGGGCAAGTCTGGCAGACATTCGTCGGTGACGATGTGAACGTCGAAAACGACGTCGAGGTTGGTGAGAGCGAAGCGGGGGCCTCACCACTGCGAAGTTATGTCTTCGCCCCACTGGGGAGACATGGTGTCATCTGTGCCGGCTCGACGCGGGCCGACACGTTCGACGATAGGTTAGTTGACCTCGTAGAGACGGTCGCCACCACGGTCGAGACCGCGTGGGACCGTGCCAACAGCAAAGCGAAGTTGGAGCAGCAGAACACGGAGTTAGTTCGGCTCGATCAGCTCAACATGTTGATCAGGGAGATCGATCAAGCGCTCGTTCAGGCACAGACGGTCGGAGCTATCGATGAAGCCGTCTGCGAACACTTGGCCGAGTCACCCCTGTTCGAGTTCGCCTGGGTCGGCGAGTTCGACGTCACCGTCGGCACGATTGCCCCACGAGAGTGGTCGGGGATCGATAGTACCTCTCTAGAGCAACTCACTACGGACGAGGAGTCTGTCCTCGGTGAGCGGCCGGTCGTCACCGCAGTCCGAACGGGTGAGGCTGAAGTCGTCACTGACACTGCAACGGATCCACGGGCAACGCCGTGGCGCGAAGCCGCGCTGAGAGCTGGTGGACGGTCGTGTTTTTGTATTCCACTCGTCTACGAGGAGTCTATCTACGGTGTCTTGGTGGTGTACGGCAGGACGCCACAACCCAACGAGCAGAACGTGGACGTCCTTTCGGAACTCGGAGAGACGATTGCCCACGCGATTCATGCAGTCGAAACCAGGATCACCCATCAATCAGATAGTACCGTCGAACTCACGCTCCAAACGACGGCAGAGATGCCACTCGTTCGCCTCGCCCAGGAGGCCGACTGTACGATCGACTTTACCGGAGCAGTGCCCAGAGACGATGGGGACATGACAGTGTTCTTCACTGGGAGGGACGTGTCTCCCGACGAGGCACTGACTGCAAGCGAGCAATCACTCACCATCAAGAACTTATCTTTGTTGGCTGAACGTGATTCGGCTTCCCTGTTCAAAGCACGGCTGCCAAATTCAACGCTCGTCGGCAAATTCCTCGAGCGGGACGTAACGATCCGCTCGCTAAACATCGACGCGGGGACGGCTACTGCCGTCGTAGAGTTGTCGGAGGCAGTCGACGTTCGCGAGTTCGTCGAGGGTGTGAGGGGTGATATTCCAGATCTCGACTTGCTCGCTCGCCGGTCTCGAACCAGGCCGCCCGACACTGAACAGCGACTCCAAACTGCATTCGAACAGCGTCTTACACCTCGTCAACAGGAGATCCTCCAACTGGCCTACCGGAGTGGGTACTTCGAGTCGCCCCGCGTCCAAACGGGCAAGGAACTCTCCGATGCGCTGGATCTCTCACAGTCGACGTTCAATTATCACCTCAGAGGGGGCGAACGGGAACTCCTGACGATGGTGTTCGACTACGAACCACAGGCGTAG